Proteins encoded in a region of the Podarcis muralis chromosome 2, rPodMur119.hap1.1, whole genome shotgun sequence genome:
- the BARX1 gene encoding homeobox protein BarH-like 1, with protein MQHPLELGAAAHYFPADPFVDHRSHRYRSFMIEEILTDHPDAKGTAPAGELLKFGVKALLSARPYHSPLAVLKAEQAAVFKFPLAPLGCSGLSSALLAAGSGLQGGSGPPHLPLELHLRGKLEPGTPEAGGKAKKGRRSRTVFTELQLMGLEKRFEKQKYLSTPDRIDLAESLGLSQLQVKTWYQNRRMKWKKIVLQGGGLESPTKPKGRPKKNSIPTSEQLTEQERAKEAEKQAESLGSPCQVSQEE; from the exons ATGCAGCACCCGCTGGAGCTGGGCGCCGCCGCGCACTATTTCCCCGCCGACCCCTTCGTCGACCACCGATCGCACCGCTACCGGAGTTTTATGATCGAGGAGATCCTGACGGACCACCCGGACGCCAAGGGCACTGCCCCGGCAGGAGAGCTACTCAAGTTCGGCGTGAAAGCGCTGCTCTCGGCGCGGCCCTACCACAGCCCCCTAG CGGTGCTGAAGGCTGAGCAGGCGGCGGTTTTCAAGTTCCCGCTGGCGCCTCTGGGCTGCTCCGGCCTGAGCTCTGCGCTGCTAGCGGCGGGCTCCGGGCTCCAGGGCGGCTCGGGGCCTCCGCACCTGCCCCTCGAGCTGCACCTCCGCGGGAAGTTGGAGCCGGGGACTCCGGAGGCGGGAGGCAAAGCCAAGAAAGGCCGTCGGAGCCGCACCGTCTTCACCGAGCTGCAGCTGATGGGCCTGGAGAAGCGCTTCGAGAAGCAGAAATACCTCTCCACGCCCGACAG GATAGATTTGGCGGAATCCCTGGGCCTGAGTCAACTACAGGTGAAAACTTGGTACCAAAATAGGCGAATGAAATGGAAGAAAATA gttCTGCAAGGCGGAGGGCTCGAATCTCCCACAAAGCCCAAAGGCCGCCCGAAGAAAAACTCCATTCCTACCAGCGAGCAGCTGACCGAGCAAGAGCGAGCGAAGGAAGCAGAGAAACAAGCGGAAAGCCTGGGCTCCCCCTGCCAAGTCAGCCAAGAGGAATAA